The genomic window GTTTTACATTAGCTGAAGAACTGCTGCAAACTATATTATCGCCTGATTGGCTAGAATCTGCTGTGTTCAGTCAATTGATCCAAAAATTTCAACAAAAAACTGAAATTCAACATCAATTAGAAACAGGAATCTCCCTTCTACTTTTGGATGCGGAAAACTTAAAATTAGATATTAATTCAGAATTATTTTTAGCCAGTATCTGTAAGTATCCTCTCCAAGTTAAAATGGCATTTGCTAACTGGAGAAATCAAAGTATTGGTAAACAAGATATTGAACTATATAACCGTGGCTATCAACTTGTCCATGTGCCTGAGGGTAAGGATAGTGCTGATGCAAAAATGATCGCACTTGGTGCTTGTATTTTACGCTCTTATCCCACAGCTAAAGAAATCTTGGTCTGTTCTAGCGATGGAATTTTGATCCACCTCTGTAACGAACTCCAAAATCAAGGATTAATTGTCTATTGGGTACGTAGACAAGGACAAAGTTTGCATATAGAAAACCGGAATACTGGGAAATTAACTCATTATTCCTTATCAATGGCAACAGAAGTTCCATCCTTTGAAAAAGTGGTTGAGCAAATTCAAGATTTAATTAAAAACGAACAAGATTCAATCAATGCTCGATTACACAGTTTAGCGGCTATTGCTAGTTTATTTCAAGAAAGATGCAATATCAATATCAACTATAATCAAAAGCAGCCACAAATTGAGGAAATAATTTCTCTTCCAGAGGAGTTATCTACAGAATGTATTCAACAGGAAAAACAAGAAGACTTTGCTAAAATTTCTGATGGAGAAACATTAGATAAATTTTTATTGAAAATAATTCAACATCTCCAAATAAATTCTCCCAAAACTAAACTATCTGTGTCCAAGCTAGGTACAGAGATACAGAAAATAACTGGAGAATCTCCTAATTCAATTATTAAAAAATTAAAGTTAGGTTCTAATTTTACCAAATATCTAGAATCATCTCCCACATTTACATTAAAGGCGAGTGGCAAGGAATATGAGGTAACGCCGCTACTCTGCAAGTAAATCTGGATATCTACGTACAACCTGAACTGTAATTCAGTATTATGTAAAAAGATGTAAATAAATGTAAATCATACGATGCAGGATAAAGTTGTTGTTGTCGTCGGTGCTACTGGTGGTATTGGTTCAGCGTTAACACATAAACTTGCGCCTACCGGAGTCCAGTTGATACTGGCTGCCAGAGATGCAGTTCGTTTAACAACACTGGCCGCTGATTTACCAGGGCAAGTTTTGACCGTTCCCACCGATATTACTGACCCCCAACAAGTAGATACTTTGATAAAAAAGACCGTCGCTGAGTTTGGTCAAATCGATATTTTGGTGAATGCAGCTGGTGCTGGTATACTCAAGCCTTACAACAGCCTGGAACCTGCTGATTTAGACAAGATGCTAGATGTCAACTTAAAAGGCAGCTTTTACACCACTCAGGCGGCGGCTGAAGAGATGCAAAAGCGCAAGTCTGGTCATATCTGTAATCTAGTAGGAATTCTGGGCAAGCATTCGATGGCAATGGCAGCGGCTTATTCTGCTTCTAAGTTTGGTGTTGTCGGTTTCAGTAAATGCATGGCAGAGGAACTCAAGCGTTTTGGTATCAAGTTCACGCTATTCTACTTTGGTGGGGTAGATTCTCCTTTCTGGGATAACGTGAACTTAAAAGTAGACCGAAAAAAAATGCTTAGTCCTGAAACTGCTGCCAATGCAATTTTTTTTGCCCTTTCTGCCGAACCGCAAGCTGTGCCAATGGAAATTAACATTCAACCTGATAGTCATCTGTTCTTTTAGAGTGGGAGTACGTCTACAGAATTCTTGCCTGGTAAAGACATGAAAATCTAGCAAAAAAGGCAAAATTTACAGACATATAAGCTGTTATGCTTGATTTTCAGTATTTATGAAAATTGATCACGTTCATTTCTATGTAGAAGACGCCAAAGTATGGCGGGATTGGTTTGTACACCATCTTGGTTTTCAAGCAGTAGCCAAGAGCATCAGTTCGTTTCACACTTGTACAGAAGTGGTGAAAAGTGGTGCTGTCTGCTTTTTTCTATCTTCACCACTATTACCCACAAGTCCAGTAGCTAAGTTTTTACTTCAATATCCACCTGGTGTGGCAGATGTTGCTTTTGCTGTCGAAGATGTTGAAAGCGCGATCGCACTAGCTCAAATGTACGGTGCTACAATCCTACAACCCATCCAGGAACGCCAGGTG from Nostoc sp. UHCC 0926 includes these protein-coding regions:
- a CDS encoding IS1/IS1595 family N-terminal zinc-binding domain-containing protein, whose translation is MKCPRCESTLYRKNGRRNDKQNYLCKNCGKQFLEPAFPRSLENDLLANSNGHPKISIPETRELSLVKNLSEEKVTEKSLSSFSFTLAEELLQTILSPDWLESAVFSQLIQKFQQKTEIQHQLETGISLLLLDAENLKLDINSELFLASICKYPLQVKMAFANWRNQSIGKQDIELYNRGYQLVHVPEGKDSADAKMIALGACILRSYPTAKEILVCSSDGILIHLCNELQNQGLIVYWVRRQGQSLHIENRNTGKLTHYSLSMATEVPSFEKVVEQIQDLIKNEQDSINARLHSLAAIASLFQERCNININYNQKQPQIEEIISLPEELSTECIQQEKQEDFAKISDGETLDKFLLKIIQHLQINSPKTKLSVSKLGTEIQKITGESPNSIIKKLKLGSNFTKYLESSPTFTLKASGKEYEVTPLLCK
- a CDS encoding SDR family oxidoreductase — its product is MQDKVVVVVGATGGIGSALTHKLAPTGVQLILAARDAVRLTTLAADLPGQVLTVPTDITDPQQVDTLIKKTVAEFGQIDILVNAAGAGILKPYNSLEPADLDKMLDVNLKGSFYTTQAAAEEMQKRKSGHICNLVGILGKHSMAMAAAYSASKFGVVGFSKCMAEELKRFGIKFTLFYFGGVDSPFWDNVNLKVDRKKMLSPETAANAIFFALSAEPQAVPMEINIQPDSHLFF